The following are encoded together in the Bradymonas sediminis genome:
- a CDS encoding D-arabinono-1,4-lactone oxidase — protein MIKPLTRASSRTFQTWGRTHRCAPVALHLPESEAEVVALVKEVGRRGQTLRVVGAGHSWTDIACTDGHLLRLERLNRVLRIDRENGLVVAEAGISLRELVCHLSDFGLALPSLGSIAEQTLAGAISTGTHGSGATVGNLSSLVESLRLVTGRGEVVEASREHHPDVFAAARVGLGCLGVITQVTMRCVPIFNLHERCWTLPFDEALRQMQTLADTHEFIKFWWLPHTDRIQVFAADRTSAPETCPALTRRADKLGMITPVFRSILWLGGHFSPAIPTLNRLVCLGYFGQRERVERSDGVFNLAMPPRHLEAEFAFAREDGPAAFEQLRAWVEWEQLRVNFIGELRFVAADDIWMSPAYGRDACHIGAYCGRSAHAPQYFAGLEAIAARMGARPHWGKMFGWEGAELRRVFERFDDFCALRDELDPDRVFENAFSRRVFG, from the coding sequence ATGATTAAGCCATTGACGCGCGCTTCATCTCGAACCTTCCAAACATGGGGGCGCACGCATCGATGCGCGCCTGTGGCGCTGCATTTGCCCGAGAGCGAGGCCGAGGTCGTGGCGCTGGTCAAAGAGGTCGGCCGGCGCGGCCAAACGCTGCGGGTCGTGGGCGCGGGGCATTCCTGGACCGATATCGCCTGCACGGATGGGCATTTGCTGCGCCTTGAGCGCCTCAATCGAGTGCTTCGTATCGACCGGGAAAACGGGTTGGTGGTGGCCGAGGCGGGTATTTCGCTCAGGGAGCTCGTGTGCCACTTATCGGACTTCGGCCTGGCCCTGCCGTCTCTTGGCTCGATCGCCGAGCAAACCCTGGCGGGGGCGATTTCGACCGGCACCCACGGCAGCGGCGCCACGGTGGGAAACCTCTCATCGCTTGTCGAATCGCTGCGCCTGGTCACCGGGCGCGGCGAGGTTGTCGAAGCGTCGAGGGAGCATCACCCCGACGTCTTTGCGGCGGCGCGGGTTGGGCTGGGATGCCTGGGCGTGATCACGCAGGTGACCATGCGCTGCGTGCCGATTTTCAACCTGCACGAGCGTTGTTGGACGCTGCCTTTTGATGAAGCGCTTCGCCAGATGCAAACCCTGGCGGATACCCACGAATTTATAAAGTTTTGGTGGCTTCCGCATACCGACCGCATCCAGGTCTTCGCGGCCGACCGCACCAGCGCGCCCGAGACCTGCCCCGCCTTGACTCGCCGGGCCGATAAATTGGGCATGATCACGCCGGTCTTCCGGAGCATCCTGTGGCTCGGCGGGCATTTTTCGCCGGCGATTCCGACGCTTAACCGGCTTGTTTGTCTCGGGTATTTTGGCCAGAGAGAGCGCGTGGAGCGAAGCGACGGCGTCTTCAACCTGGCGATGCCGCCGAGGCATCTGGAGGCCGAGTTTGCCTTCGCGCGCGAAGACGGCCCGGCGGCCTTCGAGCAACTTCGCGCATGGGTCGAGTGGGAGCAGTTGCGGGTTAACTTTATCGGTGAGTTGCGCTTTGTGGCGGCCGATGACATCTGGATGAGCCCGGCTTATGGGCGCGACGCGTGCCATATTGGCGCCTATTGCGGCAGGAGCGCGCATGCGCCCCAATATTTCGCGGGGCTCGAGGCGATCGCCGCGCGGATGGGAGCGCGCCCGCATTGGGGAAAGATGTTTGGCTGGGAGGGCGCAGAGCTTCGTCGGGTATTCGAGCGCTTCGATGATTTTTGCGCGCTCCGCGATGAGCTTGACCCCGACCGCGTATTTGAGAATGCGTTTAGCCGACGTGTATTCGGTTAA